A stretch of Rhizobium sp. TH2 DNA encodes these proteins:
- a CDS encoding TetR/AcrR family transcriptional regulator, producing the protein MTALPKRQQNRILREQRILDAALTVFSDKGFVGASMDDIAAEAGISKPTLYQYFPSKDELFTAMMSQERDHMLESFEYPSASGMVAELHAFSWHYAEIVLRPDMLNLARLIISEAQRLPEIGRAYQASGPDQALAGMMRYLERQRDAGRLVFDDTELAAEDLWGLILSAPRNKVLHIPDAMPDRATLERYIRNGLRVFLRAYSTAPDADLASLATLQPPTSAETE; encoded by the coding sequence ATGACCGCTCTGCCCAAGCGCCAGCAGAACCGCATTCTTCGCGAGCAGCGCATTCTCGATGCTGCCCTGACCGTCTTTTCCGATAAGGGTTTTGTCGGCGCTTCCATGGACGATATCGCCGCCGAGGCCGGAATCAGCAAGCCGACGCTCTACCAGTATTTCCCCTCCAAGGACGAGCTCTTCACCGCGATGATGAGCCAGGAGCGGGACCATATGCTCGAATCCTTCGAGTATCCTTCTGCGTCGGGGATGGTCGCCGAACTCCATGCCTTCTCCTGGCACTATGCGGAGATCGTGCTGCGGCCAGACATGCTCAATCTCGCCCGGCTGATCATCTCCGAAGCGCAGCGGCTGCCTGAAATCGGCCGTGCCTATCAGGCCTCCGGCCCGGACCAGGCACTGGCCGGTATGATGCGTTATCTCGAACGCCAGCGCGATGCCGGTCGCCTTGTCTTCGACGATACGGAACTGGCAGCCGAGGATCTCTGGGGTCTCATCCTCTCGGCGCCGCGCAATAAGGTGCTGCATATTCCCGACGCGATGCCCGACCGGGCGACGCTCGAACGCTACATCCGCAACGGCCTCCGCGTCTTCCTGCGTGCCTATTCGACTGCGCCGGACGCGGATCTCGCCAGCCTTGCTACCCTTCAGCCGCCGACATCAGCCGAAACGGAGTGA